One region of Zootoca vivipara chromosome 7, rZooViv1.1, whole genome shotgun sequence genomic DNA includes:
- the IER5 gene encoding immediate early response gene 5 protein — protein MDCKLEAQRIVSISLGKMYGARGQRGGVKLHRNLLVSLVLRSARQVYLSELDGAQTAPFPAAAPGPMAPGADPLRVVGGPSRLPVFPPSPPFFLQPAALPSERRAPPSPDWEANRLARRCCCGGGCTGSCSSTGDAGKRPAEAPSPPCCLGKRGAAAQRGEGAPSGSSPLKKPRREREPLNPKHHDSGGDLETGNVASLISIFGSSFSGLLGKKHSGAGRRRRREAEETDGKDEESAGAAADAEPGPICCEESVLRNLNPWSTAIVAF, from the coding sequence ATGGATTGCAAGCTGGAGGCGCAGCGCATCGTCAGCATCTCGCTGGGCAAGATGTACGGCGCGCGGGGCCAGCGCGGCGGCGTCAAGCTGCACAGGAACCTCCTGGTGTCGCTCGTCTTGCGCAGCGCCCGGCAGGTCTACCTGAGCGAGTTGGATGGCGCGCAGACGGCGCCTTTCCCGGCTGCTGCTCCGGGGCCGATGGCGCCTGGTGCGGATCCACTCCGAGTAGTAGGAGGACCTTCCAGGCTGCCTGTCTTTCCTCCATCGCCTCCGTTTTTCCTGCAGCCGGCGGCTCTGCCTTCGGAGCGCAGGGCTCCCCCGTCGCCGGATTGGGAAGCTAATCGGCtggcgcggcgctgctgctgcggcgGCGGCTGTACCGGTAGCTGCTCTTCGACGGGTGATGCCGGCAAGCGGCCGGCCGAGGCTCCCTCTCCGCCCTGCTGCCTGGGGAAGCGGGGCGCCGCTGCGCAACGAGGCGAGGGAGCGCCGTCGGGGAGCTCCCCGCTGAAGAAGCCGCGGAGGGAGCGGGAGCCGCTGAACCCGAAGCACCACGACAGCGGCGGCGACCTGGAGACGGGCAACGTAGCCAGCCTCATCAGCATCTTCGGGTCAAGCTTCTCGGGACTGCTCGGCAAAAAACACTCGGGCGCCGGGCGGCGCCGGCGGAGGGAAGCCGAGGAAACCGACGGCAAGGACGAGGAATCGGCCGGAGCAGCAGCGGACGCCGAGCCGGGGCCGATCTGCTGCGAGGAGTCCGTGCTGCGCAACCTCAACCCTTGGAGCACGGCCATCGTGGCTTTCTGA